From a region of the Terriglobales bacterium genome:
- a CDS encoding AraC family ligand binding domain-containing protein, producing the protein MLSASVEVLWTARFDYQPHWKLQRHKHDYFQMIYFLQGEGRFFLQEQAYDLSKPALFLIKPNQYHGLNPVDLVKTLDIKFHAKDKLLRQSLLRAPSCILEEDAEISYLFERIRWEGEQKQPLFRELCSSYLFQILILYLRRSDRPAAKDEAPTERKMDGVITDAVSR; encoded by the coding sequence ATGCTGAGCGCATCCGTAGAAGTGCTGTGGACTGCTCGTTTTGACTACCAGCCCCATTGGAAGTTGCAGAGACACAAGCATGATTACTTCCAGATGATCTATTTTCTTCAGGGAGAAGGCCGCTTCTTTCTGCAGGAACAAGCCTATGATCTCAGCAAACCTGCACTGTTCCTGATTAAGCCCAATCAATACCACGGTCTCAATCCGGTTGATCTGGTCAAGACGCTGGATATTAAGTTCCATGCGAAAGACAAGCTGTTGAGGCAATCGCTGCTCCGGGCGCCTTCCTGCATTTTGGAAGAAGACGCCGAAATTTCTTATCTTTTCGAGCGCATTCGATGGGAAGGCGAACAAAAACAGCCGCTATTTCGTGAATTGTGCAGCAGTTATTTGTTCCAGATCCTGATCCTCTATTTGCGGCGGAGCGATCGGCCTGCGGCAAAGGATGAAGCCCCCACCGAGCGAAAAATGGATGGCGTCATCACCGATGCCGTAAGCCGGCA
- a CDS encoding radical SAM protein has product MNILLLSMPDSFEHMPSIVIRMPNGALTSLAGNVDSHHRVAVADLILAQRSVRETVEKLVREWDPQVVGLSVMTFQRKTAIKIIALIRSLKPDVKVVVGGYDPSLASEPYMTDDAGIDFIIRGEGELTFRELVRALENGGSYDTLSGLSYRSGGVWHHNPPRPVHSLDGDEIRLPNRKARVLKGYTMLGRQVDVIETSRGCTYDCSFCSIIAMRGRNFHTYSFERVLADIRDARANGATSLFLVDDNITLNVHRFEGLCHAIIEAGCNDVEYFIQGMTSAIANHGETLAPLMRRAGFRYVFLGIENILEDDLQFLRASAKNRERGEQGQTLGNATMKAIEHIHRNKMYVVGGLIVGNPGDTRDSVNANLEFARRYVDWPYIQHPTPYPGTPMTKDFVERNLLVNERVEEYDGTTAVVRSEHLEPEEIEFLRWRKERWIKLAYFPNALRHSPGFVLRNGPKMLKYTFRGCNLRTLLGLEDERVAFRRYRELRAAERAYI; this is encoded by the coding sequence ATGAACATCCTGCTGCTTTCCATGCCTGACTCCTTCGAGCACATGCCTTCCATTGTCATCCGCATGCCTAATGGCGCTCTAACATCGCTGGCGGGAAATGTTGACTCGCACCATCGCGTCGCCGTTGCCGATTTGATCCTGGCGCAGAGAAGCGTGCGCGAGACCGTGGAAAAACTTGTGCGTGAGTGGGACCCGCAAGTTGTTGGCCTTTCCGTGATGACCTTTCAGCGCAAGACTGCCATTAAGATCATTGCTCTGATTCGCTCGCTGAAACCGGATGTAAAAGTCGTTGTCGGCGGCTACGATCCCAGCTTGGCGTCAGAGCCGTATATGACCGACGACGCCGGCATTGACTTCATCATCCGCGGTGAAGGCGAGCTGACTTTTCGTGAGCTGGTGCGCGCCCTGGAAAATGGAGGCTCGTACGACACCCTCTCAGGGCTTTCCTACCGCTCGGGTGGCGTGTGGCATCACAATCCTCCGCGCCCCGTGCATTCTCTCGATGGAGACGAGATTCGCTTGCCCAACCGCAAAGCGCGTGTGCTCAAAGGCTATACCATGCTGGGGCGTCAGGTTGACGTGATCGAAACCTCGCGCGGCTGCACTTACGATTGTAGCTTCTGCTCCATCATCGCCATGCGCGGGCGTAACTTTCATACCTACTCCTTCGAGCGCGTTCTCGCCGATATTCGCGACGCGCGCGCTAATGGCGCGACAAGTCTCTTTCTGGTGGATGACAACATCACGTTGAACGTCCACCGCTTCGAGGGGCTCTGCCACGCCATCATCGAAGCCGGCTGCAATGACGTGGAATACTTCATCCAGGGCATGACCTCGGCCATCGCCAATCACGGAGAGACCCTGGCCCCACTCATGCGACGGGCGGGCTTTCGTTACGTCTTTCTTGGTATTGAAAACATTCTGGAAGACGATCTGCAATTCCTGCGGGCCAGCGCCAAGAACCGCGAACGCGGCGAGCAGGGGCAGACTCTCGGCAACGCAACCATGAAGGCGATCGAGCACATACACCGCAACAAGATGTATGTGGTGGGCGGGCTGATTGTCGGCAATCCTGGCGACACCCGCGATTCCGTGAATGCCAACCTGGAGTTTGCCCGCCGCTACGTGGATTGGCCGTACATCCAGCATCCCACGCCGTACCCGGGCACGCCCATGACAAAAGATTTTGTCGAGCGCAACTTGCTGGTGAATGAACGGGTAGAAGAATATGACGGAACGACGGCAGTCGTCCGTTCCGAACATCTGGAGCCAGAGGAAATTGAATTTCTACGCTGGCGCAAGGAGCGCTGGATCAAGCTTGCCTATTTTCCGAACGCGCTCCGGCACAGTCCGGGATTCGTGCTGCGCAACGGCCCCAAAATGCTGAAGTATACCTTTCGGGGATGCAACCTGCGCACCCTCCTCGGACTCGAAGACGAACGCGTCGCTTTCCGCCGCTACCGCGAGCTGCGGGCGGCTGAGCGCGCCTATATCTAG